One window of the Halobacillus litoralis genome contains the following:
- a CDS encoding IucA/IucC family protein, which translates to MKRINQPVHSIKNKYPDFEKNYIIHLKKAEKVILHQLIQAIIREGVFDYVWVADGSSIHISLCDGESLQVPVGRVSALSHLDLDGKIIHSDIEGNKHPITTPLVLLDVLYDKENLSKNQLSFYKEIANSVENYGLALTIAGYRQKKVEQEARQLNAKDVYSLVSAEQQKSHSFSPLAFFEQWVIQGHTIHPCSRTRLGMSAEDIACYAPEWGGEPEVIPLVVHHHICRVTALDNQNTKTILFQEYPELEQAFEELCESRLMNEDEYEIIPVHPWQFTHTVRHNYHEALEKGRIIPLENVRIKTAALISFRTLAPLNNRTKHHIKTAMNVQMTSAIRTVSAASTINGPLLSRLFQEMLRNDSFLSSRLTLMSDEVGIHYEPEGEFDEKQTHFLQKNMAAILRGNPEQELQEDEIAIPAAALLSKSPVSGRLIVEELVQRQEQGSVFEASQAFMKKYARALLPGILTLITKYGISMEAHLQNCVIVFRNGSPERVILRDIGGIRIMNERLDRYFDKQPIDPSTNLLTAQRNELLDIFSHALLHNHLGEIIYWLSRDLKVDEMKLWAIVRSVIEETYTHLKQDPTIGSEAMADENHLFSQPSRMKALVQMRLSDKYTDNIYVNLPNPLSMRNEVLGT; encoded by the coding sequence GTGAAAAGAATAAATCAACCAGTTCATTCTATAAAAAACAAATACCCGGACTTCGAAAAGAATTACATAATTCATTTGAAAAAAGCGGAAAAGGTGATTCTCCATCAGCTCATTCAAGCCATCATCCGTGAAGGCGTTTTTGATTATGTGTGGGTTGCGGATGGCTCCAGTATTCACATTTCCCTCTGTGATGGGGAGTCACTCCAGGTACCTGTCGGCAGAGTGTCTGCGTTAAGTCATCTGGATCTTGATGGTAAAATCATCCATAGTGATATCGAAGGGAATAAGCATCCTATCACGACACCGCTCGTTTTGCTGGATGTCTTATATGACAAGGAAAACCTATCAAAAAATCAACTGTCGTTTTATAAAGAAATAGCGAACAGTGTCGAGAATTACGGGTTGGCGTTAACTATTGCCGGTTACCGCCAGAAGAAGGTTGAACAAGAAGCACGGCAGCTGAATGCAAAAGATGTCTATTCGTTAGTAAGTGCCGAACAGCAGAAGAGCCACTCATTCAGTCCGCTGGCTTTTTTTGAACAATGGGTCATTCAAGGACACACGATTCATCCTTGTTCACGGACACGACTCGGCATGTCAGCAGAGGACATTGCCTGCTACGCGCCTGAGTGGGGTGGAGAGCCAGAGGTCATTCCTCTAGTTGTCCATCACCACATCTGCAGGGTGACGGCACTCGATAACCAGAATACCAAAACGATATTATTCCAGGAGTATCCTGAACTCGAGCAAGCTTTTGAAGAGTTGTGTGAATCGCGGCTGATGAACGAGGACGAATATGAGATCATCCCCGTCCATCCATGGCAATTCACCCATACAGTAAGACACAATTATCACGAAGCTTTGGAAAAAGGACGAATCATTCCATTAGAAAATGTCCGAATCAAGACGGCGGCGCTTATTTCATTCCGGACGTTAGCCCCTTTAAACAACCGCACGAAGCATCATATAAAAACAGCGATGAACGTACAAATGACGAGTGCCATCCGTACAGTTTCCGCCGCATCTACCATCAATGGGCCTTTACTATCCCGGCTGTTCCAGGAGATGTTAAGGAATGATAGCTTCCTCTCAAGCCGCTTGACATTGATGAGTGATGAGGTGGGCATCCATTACGAACCGGAAGGAGAATTTGATGAGAAGCAAACCCATTTTCTCCAGAAGAATATGGCGGCCATACTCCGGGGAAATCCAGAACAGGAGCTTCAGGAAGACGAAATCGCTATTCCGGCAGCTGCTTTATTATCCAAGTCACCTGTATCAGGAAGGTTGATAGTCGAAGAACTCGTCCAGCGCCAGGAGCAAGGATCGGTTTTTGAAGCGTCGCAGGCCTTTATGAAAAAGTATGCCAGGGCTTTGCTTCCCGGAATTTTGACTTTGATTACAAAGTATGGCATCAGCATGGAAGCCCATTTGCAGAATTGCGTCATTGTATTCAGGAACGGATCTCCAGAACGGGTGATCCTCCGAGATATCGGTGGAATCCGGATCATGAATGAACGTCTGGATCGTTACTTTGATAAACAACCGATTGACCCGAGTACGAATCTTTTGACAGCGCAACGTAATGAGCTTCTTGATATCTTTTCCCATGCGCTGCTTCATAATCATTTAGGAGAAATCATCTACTGGTTATCCAGAGATCTCAAGGTCGATGAAATGAAATTATGGGCCATCGTCCGCTCTGTAATCGAAGAAACATACACTCATTTAAAACAAGATCCTACGATTGGTAGTGAAGCAATGGCTGACGAAAACCACCTTTTTTCTCAGCCATCGAGAATGAAAGCATTGGTACAGATGCGCTTATCAGACAAATATACAGATAACATTTACGTGAATCTCCCGAATCCGCTTTCTATGAGAAATGAGGTGCTTGGAACTTGA
- a CDS encoding FMN-dependent NADH-azoreductase has translation MTKVLFIKANSRPIEQSVSVKLYYKFLENYKESHPDHQIEELDLFEENLGYYDTNKINGMFKLSRDIELTDDEKTATRTVNHYLNQFLEADKVVFAFPLWNFTIPAVLHTYFDYLAQAGKTFRYTEEGPVGMLPDKKVALLNARGGVYSEGPAKSAEMAVNYVENILHFWGVEDITTLVVEGHNQYPHKAEGIVEEGLEKAAATAVSF, from the coding sequence ATGACGAAAGTATTATTCATAAAAGCGAACTCCAGACCTATTGAGCAGTCTGTGAGTGTCAAGCTTTATTATAAGTTCTTAGAAAACTACAAGGAGTCCCACCCGGATCACCAAATCGAGGAGCTTGATTTGTTCGAAGAAAACCTCGGTTATTATGATACGAATAAGATCAATGGAATGTTCAAGCTGTCTAGAGATATCGAGCTTACCGACGATGAGAAAACAGCGACTAGAACAGTCAATCATTATTTGAATCAATTTTTAGAAGCGGATAAAGTCGTATTTGCTTTCCCACTATGGAACTTCACAATTCCTGCCGTGCTTCACACGTATTTTGATTATTTAGCACAAGCAGGGAAGACTTTCCGTTACACGGAAGAAGGTCCAGTAGGGATGCTGCCGGATAAAAAGGTAGCTCTTCTGAATGCACGTGGAGGTGTTTATTCGGAGGGACCAGCAAAATCGGCGGAAATGGCCGTGAATTATGTGGAAAATATTCTGCATTTCTGGGGAGTCGAAGATATTACCACATTGGTAGTGGAAGGTCACAACCAATATCCTCATAAAGCAGAAGGTATTGTAGAAGAAGGTTTGGAAAAGGCAGCTGCGACTGCTGTTTCCTTCTAA